A region of the Gemmatimonadaceae bacterium genome:
CGACGAGGCGGTGTCTGTGGTGACGATGCACGACGGCAGCACTGTGCGGTTTCGGAAACTCCCCCAGGGCTACGATCCGACCGATCGCGAGGCAGCGTACACGCACGTGCGCGCGTGCCAGCAGCGCGGCGAAGTGGCGACGGGCCTGCTCTTCCTCGACGAGAACGGCCAGGACATGCACGCGGTGTCGAAGACCGTGGAAACGCCGCTAGTCGACGTGCCCTTCGAGCAGCTCTGCCCGGGGAACGATGCGCTGCAGAAGCTGATGGAGAAATTCCGTTAGGCCTTTCGAGCGAGTCGGTCCAACTGTGAAGGCTGGATTTCGGCGGGGCGAGCCGCGCGCTGTGGTCAGCCTCCACGAAGCCGTTGCGATCATCGTCGGCATCGTCATCGGTGCGGGCATCTTCAAGTCACCGTCATTGGTGGCCGGCATGACCGGAACCGCAGGGTGGATGTTTGCGGCGTGGGCACTTGGAGGCCTGGTGTCCCTTATCGGTGCGCTGTGTTACGCCGAGCTTGCGACCACATATCCGAATGTCGGCGGTGACTATCACTTCCTCCACCGTGCTTATGGCCGGGCGGTGTCATTCACCTTCGCCTGGGCGCGGTTCTCCGTCATCACCACCGGCTCGATCGCACTGCTTGCGTTCGTTTTCGGCGATTACGTGTCGGAAATTCTGCCGCTGGGTGCGCGCGGTCCGGCACTGTACGCGGCCGCGGCCATAACGATCCTTACATGGGTCAATCTTCGCGGCATCAAGCCGAGCACCGGCGCTCAGACCGTGTTCACGGTCTTCGAGGTAGGCGGGCTTATGCTGATCGTCATCAGCGGCCTTTTCCTTCTCGGGAGCCCCACCGGTGTAGCGGAGGCACCCGCCGAGAACACTTCGTCTGCGCCTTCGCTCCGCGGGTTCGGGATGGCGATGGTATTCGTGCTCCTCACCTACGGCGGCTGGAACGAGGCCGTTTACATCAATGCGGAGCTGAAGGACAGGCGCCGTAACATGGTGCGGGCGCTTGTGATTTCGATCGTCGCGATCACCGCGCTTTATCTACTGGTGACCTGGGCGTACTGGCGAGGACTCGGCATCGAAGGCATGGCCAGGTCCGAAGCGATCGCGGCCGATCTGCTGCGCGTCGCGTTCGGTAACACGAGTGGGACGCTTATCGCGGTCATGGTGGCGATCGCCGCACTTACCTCGATCAACGCGACCATGATCGTCGGCGCACGCACCAATTTCGCGGTCGGGCGTGACTGGCAAGTGCTGAGCAGAGTCGGCGAGTGGGACGAGTCGCGTGGGACGCCGGTAGCCGCGGTGCTTCTGCAGGGTGCTGCGGCGTTGGTGTTGGTAGCAATCGGCGCGGTCACCGGCGGGGGGTTTAAAGCGATGGTCGAATTCACCGCCCCGGTGTTCTGGTTGTTCTTCCTGCTGGCGGGAGTATCGCTGTTCGTGCTGCGCAGGCGCGAGCCGAATGTCGAGCGACCCTTCAGGGTTCCGCTTTATCCTCTGTTGCCGATGATCTTTGTCACTGTTTGCGCCTACATGCTTTGGTCCAGCCTCTCATACGTCTACAGCCAGGAGTTGGGGGGGCTCAACGCCGCGTGGATCGGAGTCGGCGTCCTCGTAGTTGGCGGCGGGCTGTTATTACTCGTGCGCGGCTCGACGCCCTCTTCGCCCGACGTCGAGCCGGCTCCATCGGCAGCCGCCGAGGCGTAGCCTACGAGCCCACGCGCGTGGCGGTGAACGGTCTCGTGCTCGAGCCACGCGTAACGCTGCCTGTCACCGTCTTCCCCTTCACTCTGCCGGTGTACTTGGCGTTGCCGGCGGCGAAGGAGATCTGGTCACCGCGAAGGCTGCCTTCGACCTTATTCGAGCCCAGCGTGCCGGAGACGCGTTGGAACGTTTGCGTCAACTGCAGCTCACCATCGGGCAGCCTCCACTTGCCTCCGACTTTCGCCGGCACGATCCAGAGATGAGCGGTGCAGTAGCCCGTGCAGCCGTCTTTCTCGGCGACGACTTGGGTTTCATCCGGCTCCCAGTCTCCCATTTTGAATGTGTTCGAGACTACACGCGTGCCGGGCTTCATTGCGAGAAAGGTCGGCCGCAGCTTCACGTTCAGGTCAGCCAGGAGGAACAGGGTGAGGACTGTGGCGTTCGAGAAATCCGTCTTGAAAATGTCGCCCTCGACAAACCTCGCCTTCTCGCCGATGCCTTCCTGCTGGGCAAGGCGCTTCGACAGCGCCACCATGTCCGGGTTGTATTCCACGCCGGTCGATCTTGCGCCGCGCTTGGCCGCTGTGATCACCATCCGGCCGTCGCCCGACCCAAGATCGAAATGAATGTCGTTCCGGGTGAGCTTGGCCATCTCGAGCATTCTGTCCACGAGTGACTGGGGCGTCGGCACCCACACGACATCTTTGCCTGCCTGTCCAACACTCGGCTTGAAACCATCGGTTTTGGTTGCCTCGGCTGGCTGAGTCGGCGCCTGTGTCCCAGCGCCCGCAGATGGAGCCGGGCTGGTTGCCTCGGCTGGCTGAGTCGTCGGCGGCTGAGCCGCAGCTGTAACCTCCGGTATCGCAAGCGGCTTGGATTCCGCAACCGGGTTTGCCGGGTCGGCAGTCCGCGCGCACGCACCGGCACCGAAAAGTGAGACAATGACGGCAACCGTAGCGGGGCGAAGATGACCGCGATGCATGCTACTACCTCGATGCTCAAGGATTGAGTGATTACCAGAAACGTTGGGAGGAGGAAGAAGTGGGCCAAGCCAGTCTCCCAACGTAGCTCGGGCCGAATCCGCTGGTAACGCCGCTCAGAAATCGGAAGATTGCTGCGGCCGGCCATGAGTCCCTCAGGCTTGGCCGCTTCTCGTTGGCGGCGACGGAATAGCGCCGGAAGAGTTCCTCCTGCACATTGCGGCTCGCACCCTTCGGAGCGTCAACGCGTGACGGAAGTCCTTGACCGCCTGATATCCCTTCTCTCCGACCGCTACCGCATCGAGCGCGAGCTTGGTCAGGGCGGCATGGCGACGGTGTATCTCGCCGAAGACATCAGGCACGGCCGGAACGTCGCGGTAAAGGTGGTTCATCCTGATCTCGCCGCCGTTCTCGGAAGCGACCGTTTTCTCGCGGAGATCCGCACGACGGCGAATCTCCAACATCCGCACATCCTTCCGCTTTACGATTCGGGACAGATAGAGGGACAGCTCTTCTACGTCATGCCGTACGTGAAAGGCGAAAGTCTTCGCGACCGGCTCGATCGTGAGAGACAACTTCCCATCGAGGATGCGATGCGCATCACCCGTCAGGTCGCGAGCGCTCTCGAATACGCTCACCGCCAGGGAGTCGTGCACCGCGACGTGAAGCCGGAAAACGTTCTCCTCCAGGAAGGACAGGCACTCGTCGCCGATTTCGGGATCGCGCTCGCGGTGAGTCAAGCCGGAACCAGCCGGCTCACGCAGACGGGCCTGTCGCTCGGAACACCCTCATACATGAGTCCCGAGCAAGCTACCGGCGAGAGATCGATCGACGCGCGCTCCGACATCTACTCGCTCGGCGTGATGCTCTACGAGATGCTGGCTGGACAGCCTCCCTTCACCGGCGCAAACGCGCAGGCGGTGGTGGCGAAGGTGCTCACCGAGAAGCCGCCCGCTGTAACCGCCAGCCGCGGCAGCGTTCCGCGGCACATCACGCTCGCGATCGACAAGGCGCTGGCGAAGCTGCCCGCCGACCGGTTCACGACTGCCGCCGAGTTTGCGGCGGCGATAGAGAATCCACGATTCACGACAGAAGCGGGTGAGGTCGAAACGGCCACGGCTGGATCTGTCAGGAACTGGAGACGCGTCAGTGTCGCGCTGGCCGGCGTCTCGGCGTTGCTTCTGCTCGCCGCCGCATGGGGTGTGTCTGGAAGGCGCTCGGCCACCGCTCTCAAGATTTACGATGTCGGACTCGAGGACGCCGGACCGATAGCGTTCAACGGGACGAGCCTCACTATATCGCCGAACGGCGACTTTGTCATCTACAGCGGCGGCGAGGAGTCGGCGCGTCCCCGCTTGTGGTATCGCAGCCTGGTGGACGCTACCACCCGTCCGATCGAAGGAACCGAGGGTGGATTGGAGCCGCGCATCTCGCCCGACGGCAAGGTCGTCGCGTTCCTGGACTATCCGCGTATCAGGGTCATGCCTGTCGCCGGCGGTACGACACGTGTCGTCGCAGAAGTTCGAGATCCCGTCAGCATCGAGTGGGGCTCGCCTACGCGTCTCTACATCGATGACGACGACGGAAATACGCTCCGCTGGATCGATGCCGAGGTCGGTCAGACGTCGTCCGCACGCATCCCATACTGTGTGGACGCGCGCTGGCTGCCGACGACGGAGGAGGTGCTTTGCGGCGGAGGCGGCCGCAAGTACGCGATGATCGCAAATCCGAAGACTGACCGGTACCGGGTAGTCAACACCGCAACTGCTGACCGCGAGGCCGGGTTCGACATCGTCGCCGGCTCTGACTTCCGAGTGGTAGACGACAAGTACGTCGTCTTCATGTCGGTGGAAGGTGACATCGCGGCAGCGAAGTTCGACGCGCGAGCTGCGCGAATCGGGCGTCCAGTGCGCCTCGTTCAAGGCGTGAGGCGTGAGGCCTACCGCGGTACCGGTCAGTTCGACATCGCCGACAACGGGACGCTCGTTTACGCACTCGGCGCCAACGCGGAGATCGGCCCGATTGTGCGCGCGAGTGCCGGTTCGCCGCCGGAGCCGCTGCCGGTACCGCCGGCCGCGTTTCTGCGCTACCGCCTGAGCCCCGACGAGAGGCGGCTGGCCGCAGTCGTCCAGGCCTCCGGAAACCAGGAGCTCCGCATTTACAATCTTCGCGACGGCCGCAGTCATGTGTGGCTCTCGCACCAGAGTATAGGCGAACCGGTGTGGAGCCCGCGCGGCGACCGTATCGCCACCGCACTCCTCACAGATCGCGGCGAGCGAACGATGGCAGAGACGCGCGTGATAATCGGATCACCAGACGCGACGAGTGCGCCCGATACCATCTTCAGCGGCGACGGTGGCTTCGAGCCCACGAGCTGGCCGAACGATTCGCTGATCATCGCGCAGGACTGGAGCGGCTCGATAGCACTGGGAGTGAATCCGGGAACGCGTCCTGTTCGCATCGACTCACTGGTCAGGGACGCTGTTTTTCCGTCGCTTTCGCCTGGTGGGCGGCTGCTTGCCTACTCCTCGAAAAGATCGGCGGAAGTGGTGCTGACTCCGTACCCGTCGCGGGACCGCCGCGTCGTGGTGAGTCGCGACGGAGGCGAGGCTCAATGGCTCTCACCCGGCCGCCTCAATTTCCGCTCCGGGTTGAGCTGGATGGAGGTAGATGTGAATCCGGTCACCGGGGAGCTCGCCGGTCCCGCGCGGCGGTGGCTCACTGACGCGCGATTCAGCGATACGCCCGGGTGGTCGCAGCATCCCACGCGCGACGGAGGATTGATTTACGTACAGGGGCCAGCCAGGACAGGCGCGTCTTATCTTCGCGTCGTGCCGAACTGGGTGGCTGCAATGAAGCGGGCAGTGGACGACGCCGCTGAGGGTGGAAGCGGGTCGAAATGACGCTCCGCAACACGGTATGATCCCTGATGAGCGCGGTACGGCGGCGCCCGCAACTGACGCTCGTCATTCCTTCGAGCCGCTCAGCGCATACCGTGAGTATCCGGCCGCCGAAATGCTCGCTCGCAGCCGCGCCTTCGCTGCCGACATGCAGCGGCGGCGCACGACGAGGCACTTCAGCAACCGGCCTGTCGAACACGCGGTGATCGAGGCGTGCATAGAAACAGCGGGCACGGCACCGAGCGGCGCCCATCAACAGCCGTGGCATTTCGTAGCCGTTAGCGATCCCGCGATGAAGCGCCAAATCCGCGAGGCGGCGG
Encoded here:
- a CDS encoding amino acid permease — protein: MKAGFRRGEPRAVVSLHEAVAIIVGIVIGAGIFKSPSLVAGMTGTAGWMFAAWALGGLVSLIGALCYAELATTYPNVGGDYHFLHRAYGRAVSFTFAWARFSVITTGSIALLAFVFGDYVSEILPLGARGPALYAAAAITILTWVNLRGIKPSTGAQTVFTVFEVGGLMLIVISGLFLLGSPTGVAEAPAENTSSAPSLRGFGMAMVFVLLTYGGWNEAVYINAELKDRRRNMVRALVISIVAITALYLLVTWAYWRGLGIEGMARSEAIAADLLRVAFGNTSGTLIAVMVAIAALTSINATMIVGARTNFAVGRDWQVLSRVGEWDESRGTPVAAVLLQGAAALVLVAIGAVTGGGFKAMVEFTAPVFWLFFLLAGVSLFVLRRREPNVERPFRVPLYPLLPMIFVTVCAYMLWSSLSYVYSQELGGLNAAWIGVGVLVVGGGLLLLVRGSTPSSPDVEPAPSAAAEA
- a CDS encoding methyltransferase domain-containing protein translates to MHRGHLRPATVAVIVSLFGAGACARTADPANPVAESKPLAIPEVTAAAQPPTTQPAEATSPAPSAGAGTQAPTQPAEATKTDGFKPSVGQAGKDVVWVPTPQSLVDRMLEMAKLTRNDIHFDLGSGDGRMVITAAKRGARSTGVEYNPDMVALSKRLAQQEGIGEKARFVEGDIFKTDFSNATVLTLFLLADLNVKLRPTFLAMKPGTRVVSNTFKMGDWEPDETQVVAEKDGCTGYCTAHLWIVPAKVGGKWRLPDGELQLTQTFQRVSGTLGSNKVEGSLRGDQISFAAGNAKYTGRVKGKTVTGSVTRGSSTRPFTATRVGS
- a CDS encoding protein kinase, translated to MTEVLDRLISLLSDRYRIERELGQGGMATVYLAEDIRHGRNVAVKVVHPDLAAVLGSDRFLAEIRTTANLQHPHILPLYDSGQIEGQLFYVMPYVKGESLRDRLDRERQLPIEDAMRITRQVASALEYAHRQGVVHRDVKPENVLLQEGQALVADFGIALAVSQAGTSRLTQTGLSLGTPSYMSPEQATGERSIDARSDIYSLGVMLYEMLAGQPPFTGANAQAVVAKVLTEKPPAVTASRGSVPRHITLAIDKALAKLPADRFTTAAEFAAAIENPRFTTEAGEVETATAGSVRNWRRVSVALAGVSALLLLAAAWGVSGRRSATALKIYDVGLEDAGPIAFNGTSLTISPNGDFVIYSGGEESARPRLWYRSLVDATTRPIEGTEGGLEPRISPDGKVVAFLDYPRIRVMPVAGGTTRVVAEVRDPVSIEWGSPTRLYIDDDDGNTLRWIDAEVGQTSSARIPYCVDARWLPTTEEVLCGGGGRKYAMIANPKTDRYRVVNTATADREAGFDIVAGSDFRVVDDKYVVFMSVEGDIAAAKFDARAARIGRPVRLVQGVRREAYRGTGQFDIADNGTLVYALGANAEIGPIVRASAGSPPEPLPVPPAAFLRYRLSPDERRLAAVVQASGNQELRIYNLRDGRSHVWLSHQSIGEPVWSPRGDRIATALLTDRGERTMAETRVIIGSPDATSAPDTIFSGDGGFEPTSWPNDSLIIAQDWSGSIALGVNPGTRPVRIDSLVRDAVFPSLSPGGRLLAYSSKRSAEVVLTPYPSRDRRVVVSRDGGEAQWLSPGRLNFRSGLSWMEVDVNPVTGELAGPARRWLTDARFSDTPGWSQHPTRDGGLIYVQGPARTGASYLRVVPNWVAAMKRAVDDAAEGGSGSK